The following proteins come from a genomic window of Bacillota bacterium:
- a CDS encoding TldD/PmbA family protein, protein MSGDMRADFATEFAFMERVLDLARRSGAAAEVFWASGERLPVNFEAGRLKRIEMTRHQAFALRVLHEGRVGLSSTTVAREPEQLVERAMAAARYGPPAEFAFPCESPGSDPGEWWDGRVATLEQDVMVEWGRGFVAQLSGVGPALAHASVARETAVTRVINTAGLDAAYRKTGVSVAFIAEVTEEGNFLHVYNWDASTRLDVDIPALISQVVDDLQAARRNVVMPPGEYPVVLAPRAVRDLLGPILACVDGRAVQRGISPWRDRLGEEMFHPSFSLVDDGRLPGGVGSGLCDDEGVPTRRTSIVEGGVLRSFLLDLESAAALKMAPTGNGSRSELADGPPVPRQTNLVIPAGEQPLRDMLAGVRDGLLVENFMGAWSGNLYAGVVTGNVALGYRLRDGERVGRVKDCMFSVNAFTALKEALGGISRETRRLASVYFPYVLLERATITTRSP, encoded by the coding sequence GTGAGCGGTGACATGCGAGCCGACTTTGCCACCGAGTTTGCCTTCATGGAGCGCGTGCTGGACCTGGCGCGCCGGTCCGGGGCCGCTGCCGAAGTGTTCTGGGCCTCCGGGGAAAGGCTCCCGGTGAACTTCGAGGCCGGTCGCCTGAAGCGTATCGAAATGACGCGTCACCAGGCCTTTGCCCTGCGGGTGCTCCACGAGGGCCGGGTGGGCTTGAGTTCCACCACCGTGGCCCGCGAGCCCGAGCAACTGGTGGAGCGGGCCATGGCGGCAGCCCGTTACGGCCCCCCGGCCGAATTTGCGTTCCCCTGCGAGAGCCCCGGCTCCGACCCGGGAGAGTGGTGGGATGGCCGGGTAGCCACCCTGGAGCAGGACGTGATGGTGGAGTGGGGACGCGGTTTCGTGGCGCAACTCTCCGGTGTCGGGCCCGCCCTCGCCCATGCCAGCGTGGCCCGTGAGACGGCCGTGACCCGCGTCATCAACACGGCCGGCCTGGATGCTGCTTACCGGAAGACCGGTGTGTCAGTGGCGTTCATCGCAGAGGTAACCGAGGAGGGCAACTTCCTGCACGTGTACAACTGGGACGCCTCCACCAGGCTGGATGTGGATATACCCGCTCTGATCTCTCAGGTGGTGGACGACCTGCAGGCGGCGCGGCGCAATGTGGTGATGCCGCCCGGGGAGTATCCGGTGGTGCTTGCCCCCCGAGCGGTGCGCGACCTTCTGGGGCCTATCCTGGCCTGCGTGGACGGTCGGGCCGTGCAGCGGGGGATATCTCCCTGGCGAGATCGGCTGGGGGAGGAGATGTTCCATCCTTCCTTCAGCCTGGTGGACGACGGCCGTTTGCCTGGCGGGGTGGGGAGTGGCCTTTGCGACGATGAGGGCGTACCGACCCGGCGCACCTCCATCGTGGAGGGGGGCGTGCTGCGCAGCTTCCTGCTCGACCTGGAGTCGGCGGCCGCTCTCAAGATGGCACCCACGGGCAACGGATCCCGGAGTGAACTAGCGGACGGTCCCCCCGTACCCAGGCAGACCAACCTGGTGATCCCCGCGGGGGAACAGCCCCTGCGGGATATGCTGGCAGGCGTCAGGGATGGCCTGCTGGTGGAAAACTTCATGGGGGCCTGGTCTGGCAACCTGTACGCGGGCGTGGTCACGGGCAACGTGGCCCTGGGATACCGGCTGCGGGATGGAGAACGGGTGGGGCGCGTGAAGGACTGCATGTTCTCGGTAAACGCCTTCACTGCCCTGAAAGAAGCCCTGGGGGGCATAAGCCGGGAAACCAGGCGGCTGGCCTCCGTGTACTTCCCTTACGTTCTGCTGGAACGGGCCACCATCACCACCCGCTCCCCCTGA
- the acsC gene encoding acetyl-CoA decarbonylase/synthase complex subunit gamma: MPLTGIEIFKLLPRTNCGQCGVPTCLAFAMNLAAGKAELSSCPHVSEEAKAKLEEASAPPIRPVTIGSGDGQVKIGGETVLFRHEKRFENPTAIALLISDTMCDDEITARLHKFRTLRYERVGLTLKPDMVALESASGDGERFAQVAARIHGETGGAAMILMSDRPAVLARALEAVPGSRPLLYGVTAENLDAMLELAKQHNCPLGVKGSTIDEVIATSGRLLDLGWKSVVLDGGARSLKAAFEEQVAIRRAALLKKFRPLGFPTIVFPCRMTDDPMKEALIAATFIAKYGGIVVLSDLEGHSLFPLLVARLNIFTDPQRPMATSEGIYPIGQPDENSPVLVTSNFSLTYFIVSGEIENSRVPAWLLVQDTEGLSVLTAWAAGKFVADTIAALVKKSGIADRVAHRKIIIPGYLAAESGALEDELKGWRVLVGPREGAHIPAYLKNWQVA, translated from the coding sequence ATGCCACTCACCGGTATAGAGATATTCAAGCTCCTGCCGCGCACCAACTGCGGCCAGTGCGGGGTTCCTACCTGCCTGGCCTTTGCCATGAACCTGGCCGCCGGTAAGGCCGAACTCTCTTCCTGTCCCCACGTCTCCGAGGAGGCCAAGGCCAAGCTGGAGGAGGCCTCGGCCCCGCCCATCCGTCCGGTGACCATCGGGTCCGGCGACGGGCAGGTGAAGATTGGCGGCGAAACCGTGCTGTTCCGGCACGAGAAGCGGTTCGAAAACCCCACCGCCATAGCCCTGCTCATCTCCGACACCATGTGCGACGACGAGATCACCGCCCGCCTGCATAAGTTCCGCACCCTGCGCTACGAACGGGTGGGCCTCACCCTGAAGCCGGACATGGTGGCCCTGGAGTCGGCCTCGGGCGACGGGGAGCGCTTTGCTCAGGTGGCTGCCCGCATTCACGGGGAAACGGGCGGGGCAGCAATGATCCTCATGAGCGATCGACCTGCGGTACTGGCCCGGGCGCTGGAGGCGGTACCCGGCAGCCGGCCTCTGCTCTACGGGGTGACGGCGGAGAACCTGGATGCCATGCTGGAACTGGCCAAGCAGCACAACTGCCCCCTGGGCGTGAAGGGGAGCACCATCGACGAGGTGATCGCCACCAGCGGGCGGCTGCTGGACCTGGGATGGAAGAGTGTGGTGCTGGATGGCGGTGCTCGCAGCCTGAAGGCGGCGTTCGAGGAACAGGTGGCCATCCGCCGGGCGGCCCTCCTCAAGAAGTTCCGTCCCCTGGGGTTCCCCACCATCGTGTTCCCCTGCCGGATGACGGACGACCCCATGAAGGAGGCCCTCATCGCCGCCACCTTCATCGCCAAGTACGGCGGGATCGTGGTGCTTTCCGACCTGGAGGGCCATTCCCTGTTCCCGCTCCTGGTAGCCCGCCTGAACATCTTCACCGACCCGCAGCGACCCATGGCCACCAGCGAGGGGATTTACCCCATCGGCCAACCCGACGAGAACTCGCCCGTGCTGGTCACGTCCAACTTCTCCCTGACCTACTTCATCGTGTCGGGTGAAATCGAGAATAGCCGGGTGCCGGCCTGGTTGCTGGTGCAGGACACGGAGGGGTTGTCCGTGCTCACCGCCTGGGCGGCCGGTAAGTTCGTGGCCGACACCATTGCTGCTCTGGTCAAGAAGTCAGGTATCGCCGACCGGGTCGCCCACCGCAAGATCATCATCCCCGGCTACCTGGCCGCGGAAAGCGGCGCCCTGGAAGATGAGTTGAAGGGATGGCGGGTGCTGGTGGGTCCGCGGGAAGGTGCCCACATCCCCGCGTACCTGAAGAACTGGCAGGTTGCTTGA
- the acsB gene encoding acetyl-CoA decarbonylase/synthase complex subunit alpha/beta, with the protein MSKIIASAAIRGAHKLVARAEEKWQQAMDRWGARQEVGFPNTGYYLPVIYGILGVPVKTLGDMEPVLKRAKSLLPPPVREDIHLPYLGPVLDAGMATMFAEEIIEAIRYLEDPDFYTKQEEPVDGRIWLGAADDIILRRRGIEFVDGTAPGFAAIVGAAPSPEVAAKIAQELQEKMLYVFMAAEHNGVRFGEQLVEAGVQIGWPTRLVTFGPDITSAVFAIGFATRAAMSFGGVEPGDFRKILIYNKDRIFAFVLALGTVTDEWYATAAGAINWGFPTVADTPIPQILPSGVCTYEHVVSNVPHDHIVAKAIEVRGLKVTVTKVPVPVAYGPAFEGERVRKDDVYLECGGGHSPCVEWCTMKSMDEVEDGKIEVVGPEIDDVPPGSHLPLAVVVEVAGRKMQEDFEPILERQIHHLVNYAQGVMHIGQRDIAWYRISKAAREKGFKLRHIGSILHAKLHQDFGTIFDKVQVKLYTREEDVLPILEKARAVYRARDERIEGMTDEATDTYYSCTLCQSFAPGHVCMISPERTGLCGAYNWMDCKASYEINPTGPNQPVFKGECLDSRLGRFKGVDEFVTKASRGKIQGYNFYSIVHDPMTTCGCCECIAAVLPLCNGVMTVNREYTGMTPCGMKFTTLAGMVGGGVSTPGFVGHSKYYITQRKFIAGDGGLLRLVWMPKILKEEIRERFERRAQELGVPDLLDRIADETVGVTEEEILPFLEEKQHPALTMEPII; encoded by the coding sequence ATGTCCAAGATCATCGCTTCGGCAGCCATCCGTGGTGCCCACAAACTGGTGGCCCGGGCGGAAGAGAAGTGGCAGCAGGCCATGGACCGCTGGGGGGCCAGGCAGGAGGTGGGCTTCCCCAATACCGGTTACTATTTGCCCGTCATCTATGGCATCCTGGGGGTGCCTGTTAAGACCCTGGGCGACATGGAGCCGGTGCTGAAGAGGGCAAAGTCGCTGCTCCCTCCGCCCGTGCGGGAGGACATCCACCTTCCTTATCTGGGACCAGTCCTGGATGCCGGCATGGCCACCATGTTCGCTGAGGAGATCATCGAGGCCATCCGGTACCTGGAGGATCCCGACTTTTACACCAAGCAGGAAGAGCCGGTGGACGGCCGCATCTGGCTGGGGGCGGCCGACGACATCATCCTTCGTCGGCGCGGCATCGAGTTCGTGGACGGCACCGCGCCCGGCTTCGCTGCCATCGTGGGCGCGGCGCCCTCGCCCGAAGTAGCGGCCAAGATAGCCCAGGAACTGCAGGAAAAGATGCTCTACGTTTTCATGGCCGCAGAGCACAACGGGGTGCGTTTCGGAGAGCAACTGGTGGAGGCGGGGGTGCAGATCGGATGGCCCACGCGCCTGGTCACCTTCGGTCCGGACATCACCTCGGCCGTGTTCGCCATCGGCTTCGCCACCCGGGCGGCCATGTCCTTCGGCGGCGTCGAGCCCGGTGACTTCCGCAAGATCCTCATTTACAACAAAGACCGCATTTTCGCCTTCGTGCTGGCCCTGGGCACGGTGACCGACGAGTGGTACGCCACCGCCGCGGGCGCCATCAACTGGGGGTTCCCCACCGTTGCCGATACCCCCATCCCCCAGATCCTGCCCAGCGGGGTGTGCACCTACGAGCACGTGGTCTCCAACGTGCCCCACGACCACATTGTGGCCAAGGCCATCGAGGTGCGCGGCCTGAAGGTGACGGTCACCAAGGTGCCGGTGCCTGTTGCTTACGGCCCCGCCTTCGAGGGCGAGCGGGTGCGCAAGGACGACGTGTACCTGGAGTGCGGCGGCGGTCACAGCCCCTGCGTGGAATGGTGCACCATGAAGAGCATGGACGAGGTGGAGGACGGTAAGATTGAGGTTGTCGGACCCGAGATCGACGACGTTCCTCCCGGCTCACACCTGCCTTTGGCCGTGGTGGTGGAAGTGGCCGGGCGCAAGATGCAGGAGGACTTCGAGCCCATCCTGGAGCGGCAGATCCACCACCTGGTGAACTACGCTCAGGGCGTCATGCACATCGGCCAGCGCGACATCGCCTGGTACCGCATCAGCAAGGCCGCCAGGGAGAAGGGATTCAAGCTGCGCCACATCGGGTCCATCCTGCACGCCAAGCTGCACCAGGACTTCGGCACCATCTTCGACAAGGTACAGGTAAAGCTGTACACGCGGGAAGAGGACGTGCTGCCCATCCTGGAGAAGGCGCGGGCGGTGTACCGGGCGCGCGACGAGCGTATCGAGGGTATGACCGACGAAGCCACCGATACCTACTATTCCTGCACCCTGTGCCAGTCCTTTGCTCCCGGGCACGTGTGCATGATCAGCCCCGAGCGTACCGGCCTGTGTGGTGCCTACAACTGGATGGACTGCAAGGCCTCGTACGAGATCAACCCCACCGGCCCCAACCAGCCCGTCTTCAAGGGCGAGTGCCTGGATTCCAGGCTGGGACGGTTCAAGGGCGTGGACGAGTTTGTGACCAAGGCCTCCCGGGGCAAGATCCAGGGGTACAACTTCTACAGCATCGTCCATGACCCCATGACCACCTGCGGGTGTTGCGAGTGCATTGCGGCGGTGCTGCCCCTCTGCAACGGGGTCATGACGGTGAACCGCGAGTACACGGGCATGACCCCTTGCGGGATGAAGTTCACCACCCTGGCCGGCATGGTGGGCGGCGGCGTGAGTACCCCCGGCTTCGTAGGCCACAGCAAGTACTACATCACCCAGCGCAAGTTCATTGCCGGAGACGGCGGGCTGTTGCGCCTGGTGTGGATGCCCAAGATTCTGAAGGAGGAAATCCGCGAGCGCTTCGAGAGGCGGGCGCAGGAACTGGGCGTGCCCGACCTGCTGGACCGCATCGCCGACGAGACGGTGGGGGTCACAGAGGAAGAGATCCTGCCCTTCCTGGAGGAGAAGCAGCATCCCGCCCTCACCATGGAGCCCATCATCTGA
- a CDS encoding acetyl-CoA decarbonylase/synthase complex subunit delta, which produces MSSLAFSIPTISYTGKVKEISLGPPDRAVKVGNAGCYPFHLFEGEMGNPPRIAMEVYDVAPGDWPPAALEPFADVVSDPVAWARKCVDAYGAEMVCLQLVSTDPNGLNRPAEEAAATAKRVADALNVPLIVWGSGDVEKDAEVLRQVCEVCEGKHLVVGPVQDKNYKKIGAPAIGYRHTVIASTPIDVNLAKQLNILLGNLGVPDELLVMDPTVGGLGYGLEYTYSVMERMRMAALVQQDDRLQFPLVCNLAREVWKVKEVRLEDPNLGDPGKRGILMEAITAVLLALAGADVLIMRHPEAVRLVRGYLAEMMGAAA; this is translated from the coding sequence GTGAGTTCGTTGGCTTTTTCCATACCCACCATTTCGTACACGGGCAAGGTGAAGGAGATTTCCCTGGGACCTCCCGATCGGGCGGTCAAGGTGGGGAACGCCGGTTGCTATCCCTTCCATCTGTTTGAGGGGGAGATGGGCAATCCGCCTCGCATCGCCATGGAGGTGTACGACGTAGCACCGGGCGACTGGCCCCCCGCTGCCCTGGAGCCTTTCGCTGACGTGGTGTCTGACCCGGTAGCCTGGGCCAGGAAGTGCGTGGACGCCTACGGGGCGGAAATGGTGTGCCTGCAGCTTGTGAGCACGGATCCCAACGGTCTCAACCGCCCCGCCGAGGAAGCGGCGGCCACCGCCAAACGGGTGGCAGATGCCCTGAACGTCCCCCTCATCGTGTGGGGCTCGGGAGACGTGGAGAAGGACGCCGAGGTGCTGCGCCAGGTGTGCGAGGTGTGCGAGGGAAAGCATCTGGTGGTTGGACCCGTGCAAGACAAGAACTACAAGAAGATCGGGGCGCCCGCCATCGGCTACCGCCACACGGTGATCGCCTCTACCCCCATCGACGTCAACCTGGCCAAGCAATTGAACATCCTCCTGGGCAACCTGGGGGTGCCCGATGAACTGCTGGTGATGGACCCCACCGTGGGCGGCCTGGGGTACGGTCTGGAGTACACCTATTCCGTGATGGAGCGCATGCGCATGGCCGCCCTCGTGCAGCAGGATGACCGGCTGCAGTTCCCCCTGGTGTGCAACCTGGCCAGAGAGGTGTGGAAGGTCAAAGAAGTAAGGCTGGAGGACCCCAACCTGGGTGACCCGGGCAAGCGGGGAATCTTGATGGAAGCCATCACCGCGGTCCTCCTGGCGCTGGCAGGGGCGGACGTGCTCATCATGAGGCATCCCGAGGCGGTCCGGCTGGTCAGGGGATACCTGGCTGAGATGATGGGTGCTGCCGCCTGA
- the cooS gene encoding anaerobic carbon-monoxide dehydrogenase catalytic subunit codes for MADHLDRSACPATVQLLGKAQQDGVSTAFLRADHVKPCPIGAEGSCCRNCAMGPCRVLLPRGKSDLEVEVTGVCGATTDTISARNFLRMIAAGAAAHSDHGRAVAETLIAAAKGEAPGYTIKDEYKLLKLALDFGIEVGDRPIEEIALDVGKAALAQFSQQEGELAFIKKAPLKRQEIWRKLGIVPRGIDREIVEALHRTHMGVDQDAETLLLHGMRAALADGWGGSMIGTELQDVLFGTPQPILGQVNLGVLKPDHVNVIVHGHEPLLSEMIVVAAEDPEMLALARAKGAEGINVAGICCTANEILMRHGVPIAGNFLQQELAIVTGVVDAMVVDVQCIMQSLPKVAQCYHTRIITTSNRAHIPGATHIEFHEHDAVNAAKAIVRAAIEAFPHRTGRVEVPPHRVDFVAGFSHETIDYLLGGVFRASYRPLNDNIINGRIRGVAGVVGCNNPRVKHDSVHVEMVKELIKNDVLVLQTGCSAIACAKAGLLTPEAAARYAGGGLAEVCEAVGLPPVIHMGACVDNSRILMAATAMVKEGGLGDDISDLPAAGAAPEWMSEKAIAIGQYFVASGVFTVFGVTWPTTGSEKFTRMLFEGLEEKVKARWAYEPDPIKAARLMIEHIDAKRKALGIDKARERVLYDMAMRRGLEAL; via the coding sequence ATGGCGGACCATTTGGACAGGAGTGCGTGCCCGGCCACGGTGCAGTTGCTGGGCAAGGCCCAGCAGGACGGGGTGTCGACCGCCTTCCTTCGGGCGGATCACGTCAAGCCCTGTCCCATAGGGGCGGAGGGTAGTTGCTGCCGCAACTGCGCCATGGGCCCCTGCCGGGTGCTGCTGCCCCGTGGCAAGTCGGACCTGGAAGTGGAAGTGACCGGTGTATGCGGGGCCACCACCGACACCATATCGGCCCGCAACTTCCTGCGCATGATTGCCGCGGGGGCGGCCGCCCACTCCGACCACGGGAGGGCGGTGGCAGAAACCCTGATTGCGGCCGCCAAGGGAGAGGCGCCCGGTTACACCATCAAAGATGAGTACAAGCTCCTGAAGCTGGCCCTCGATTTCGGCATTGAGGTGGGGGACCGGCCCATCGAGGAAATAGCCCTGGACGTGGGGAAGGCGGCCCTGGCCCAGTTTTCCCAGCAGGAAGGGGAACTGGCCTTCATCAAGAAGGCCCCCCTCAAGCGGCAGGAGATATGGCGTAAGCTGGGCATCGTCCCCCGCGGCATCGACCGGGAAATCGTGGAGGCTCTGCACCGCACCCATATGGGTGTGGACCAGGACGCCGAGACCCTGCTTTTGCACGGGATGCGGGCTGCCCTGGCGGATGGCTGGGGCGGGTCCATGATCGGCACCGAGTTGCAGGACGTATTGTTCGGCACCCCGCAGCCCATCCTGGGTCAGGTGAACCTGGGGGTACTCAAGCCCGACCACGTGAACGTGATCGTGCACGGGCACGAGCCCCTGCTTTCGGAAATGATCGTGGTGGCGGCCGAAGACCCGGAGATGCTGGCCCTGGCCCGCGCCAAAGGGGCGGAGGGCATCAACGTGGCCGGCATATGCTGCACGGCCAATGAGATCCTCATGCGCCACGGCGTCCCCATCGCGGGTAACTTCCTGCAGCAGGAACTGGCCATCGTCACCGGCGTGGTGGATGCCATGGTGGTGGACGTGCAGTGCATCATGCAGTCCCTGCCCAAGGTGGCCCAGTGCTATCACACCAGGATCATCACCACTTCCAACCGGGCGCACATCCCGGGAGCCACCCACATTGAGTTCCACGAGCACGATGCCGTCAACGCGGCCAAGGCCATCGTGCGCGCCGCCATCGAGGCATTCCCCCACCGCACGGGCCGGGTAGAAGTACCTCCCCACCGGGTGGATTTCGTGGCCGGGTTCAGCCACGAAACCATCGACTACCTGCTGGGAGGTGTGTTCCGCGCTTCCTACCGGCCCCTCAATGACAACATCATCAACGGGCGCATTCGGGGCGTGGCCGGGGTGGTTGGTTGCAACAACCCGCGGGTCAAGCACGACTCCGTGCACGTGGAAATGGTGAAGGAACTGATCAAAAACGACGTGCTAGTCCTCCAGACCGGTTGCAGCGCCATCGCCTGCGCCAAGGCGGGCCTCCTCACCCCGGAGGCGGCGGCCAGGTACGCGGGCGGCGGTCTGGCCGAGGTGTGCGAGGCCGTGGGCTTGCCCCCCGTCATCCACATGGGGGCATGCGTGGACAACAGCCGCATCCTGATGGCGGCCACGGCCATGGTGAAGGAGGGCGGCCTGGGCGACGACATCAGCGACCTGCCTGCCGCGGGGGCGGCGCCCGAGTGGATGAGCGAAAAGGCCATCGCCATCGGGCAGTACTTTGTGGCCTCGGGCGTGTTCACCGTATTCGGGGTGACCTGGCCCACCACGGGCAGCGAGAAGTTCACCCGCATGCTGTTCGAAGGGCTGGAAGAAAAGGTGAAGGCCAGGTGGGCCTACGAGCCCGATCCGATCAAGGCGGCGCGGCTCATGATCGAGCACATCGACGCAAAGAGGAAGGCCCTGGGTATCGACAAGGCGCGTGAGCGGGTCCTCTACGACATGGCCATGCGCCGCGGGCTGGAAGCCCTCTAG
- a CDS encoding radical SAM/SPASM domain-containing protein: MRPLQVPRIVQVEVTSACQLRCTFCARTALADRWITAHLPWEAFSALLPHAGRIQLVHLQGWGEPLLHPRLWDMAAALKQAGCKVSLTTNAMLLDEEAAREACRVGLDLVAVSLAGARATTNDALRVGSSLERIAANVSFLCGQKPRPRVVLIMQMMPPNLPELPELVSLARELGADEVSAPNLDYIPSRELDSLRAFGREPDPAVSELTVEAKRRGEELGVAVRIFGLTLRDDVMVCEADPLHNLWIAVDGRAGPCGYLALPSREGIPRLFQGTSEHVPRLTFGDVIRGLPAMWQSRTARSFRQAFARRQRWGQVEFALDALLNPSAAGTPPPAPPPCRHCYKLYGI; this comes from the coding sequence ATGCGTCCACTACAGGTTCCCCGCATAGTGCAGGTTGAGGTAACTTCGGCATGTCAGCTGCGCTGCACCTTTTGTGCCCGGACGGCCCTGGCCGACCGCTGGATCACCGCTCACCTGCCGTGGGAAGCTTTCTCCGCCCTGCTGCCGCACGCCGGCCGGATACAACTGGTACACCTGCAGGGCTGGGGGGAACCCCTGCTCCACCCCCGCCTGTGGGACATGGCAGCAGCCCTGAAACAGGCCGGTTGCAAGGTCTCGCTCACCACCAACGCCATGCTCCTGGACGAGGAGGCTGCGCGGGAAGCGTGCCGCGTGGGCCTGGACCTGGTGGCCGTGTCCCTAGCCGGCGCCCGTGCCACCACCAACGACGCTCTGCGGGTGGGGTCCTCTCTTGAGCGCATCGCCGCCAACGTTTCATTTCTTTGCGGGCAGAAGCCCCGTCCCCGGGTGGTGCTGATCATGCAGATGATGCCGCCCAACCTCCCCGAACTTCCCGAGCTCGTATCCCTGGCCAGGGAGTTGGGCGCCGACGAGGTGTCGGCTCCCAACCTGGATTACATCCCCAGCCGCGAATTGGACTCCCTGCGTGCCTTCGGCCGGGAACCGGATCCCGCCGTCTCCGAACTCACCGTCGAGGCCAAACGCAGGGGCGAGGAACTGGGGGTTGCAGTGCGCATTTTCGGATTGACCCTGCGAGACGACGTCATGGTCTGCGAAGCCGATCCCCTGCACAACCTGTGGATCGCCGTAGATGGCCGGGCCGGGCCCTGCGGCTACCTGGCCCTCCCCTCTCGGGAAGGGATCCCCCGCCTGTTCCAGGGCACATCCGAGCACGTGCCCCGCCTGACATTCGGTGACGTCATCAGGGGCCTTCCCGCGATGTGGCAGTCGCGCACAGCTCGCTCCTTCCGCCAGGCCTTTGCCCGCCGCCAGAGATGGGGCCAGGTGGAATTCGCCCTCGATGCACTCCTCAACCCGTCAGCCGCAGGCACGCCCCCGCCGGCGCCGCCCCCCTGCCGGCACTGCTACAAGCTCTACGGCATATAA
- a CDS encoding HD-GYP domain-containing protein, producing MRVVALSDELEGEVLARSVCTASGQVLVGAGVALTRSLIARLRERGFTRVVIRDWLLDDVEIDDAICEETRTMATRAVHSVLEGVVHGQEPDLGRVAEVVRRVIWELRESSNVVLSLSALRCHDDYTCVHSVNVCILAGVLGIALGMSDCELTDLGMGAILHDLGKIRISREILGKPGALGQDEWALVRAHPMEGYRLMVRYVRASYLAAHAALDHHERMNGSGYPQGLAGREITLVGRVVAIADVFDAMTSDRVYRRGVPPHAGLVHLREGRGELYDASLVDRFCQRIAPYPIGTVVKLSTGELGAVVAYTPASQWLPRVRLFSDPELRPVPPQEIELAAHPDVTIAGVLDDYPPSFKQLTRRY from the coding sequence ATGCGCGTGGTCGCCCTGAGCGATGAACTGGAAGGAGAAGTGCTGGCCCGTTCCGTGTGCACTGCCTCCGGACAAGTACTGGTGGGAGCCGGAGTCGCCCTGACGCGGTCCCTCATCGCCCGGCTCAGGGAGCGGGGATTCACGCGCGTGGTCATTCGCGACTGGCTGCTCGATGACGTGGAGATAGACGATGCGATATGTGAGGAAACCCGGACCATGGCCACGCGAGCGGTCCACTCGGTACTGGAAGGGGTGGTGCACGGGCAGGAGCCCGACCTGGGCAGGGTGGCTGAGGTGGTCAGGAGGGTGATATGGGAATTGCGGGAAAGCTCCAACGTGGTCCTGAGCCTTTCCGCCCTCCGTTGTCACGATGACTATACCTGTGTTCATTCTGTCAACGTATGCATCCTGGCGGGGGTCCTGGGTATCGCTCTGGGCATGTCCGATTGTGAACTGACTGACCTGGGGATGGGGGCCATCCTGCACGACCTGGGCAAGATTCGCATCTCCCGGGAGATATTGGGCAAGCCGGGCGCCCTCGGGCAGGATGAGTGGGCGCTGGTACGGGCTCACCCCATGGAGGGCTACCGCCTCATGGTGCGGTACGTACGAGCGAGTTACCTGGCCGCTCATGCGGCCCTGGATCACCACGAGAGGATGAACGGTTCCGGGTACCCGCAGGGCCTGGCGGGGCGGGAGATCACCCTGGTAGGGCGCGTGGTGGCCATTGCCGATGTATTTGACGCCATGACCAGCGACCGGGTGTACCGGCGGGGGGTGCCCCCGCATGCAGGCCTGGTTCATCTCCGGGAGGGTCGGGGGGAACTGTACGACGCGTCCCTGGTGGACAGGTTTTGCCAGCGTATTGCTCCCTACCCGATCGGTACGGTGGTGAAACTGAGCACAGGCGAACTGGGTGCGGTGGTGGCGTATACCCCCGCCAGCCAGTGGTTGCCCCGGGTACGCCTATTCTCCGATCCAGAGCTGCGCCCCGTCCCGCCGCAGGAAATCGAATTGGCCGCCCATCCCGACGTGACCATAGCGGGGGTGCTGGACGATTACCCGCCCTCATTTAAGCAGTTGACCAGGCGATATTGA
- a CDS encoding alpha/beta hydrolase, with the protein MPTVKVDDFDLYWAGWLRPEGGVVVLVHGAGGNHSHWLPQISHLRSLAAWSVVAFDLPGHGRSGGEARSTIPSYADVVFRGLQALLAEGDGEGYSAIERRQVVVGGHSMGGAIALEMGLSRPGSLAGLILVGTGARLRVLPSALEMMARGERDETLLRMAYAPGAAPELLERGRAEYMAVPVEVLHRDYSACDRFDRMQEVVGLRLPALVVVGAEDALTPPKYARYLAEKLGGSLRIIPGAGHMVMLERPEPVNRAMVEFLISLKT; encoded by the coding sequence ATGCCCACGGTGAAAGTGGATGATTTCGACCTTTACTGGGCGGGTTGGCTGCGCCCGGAGGGCGGGGTAGTAGTCCTGGTGCACGGTGCCGGAGGCAATCATTCCCACTGGTTGCCCCAGATCTCGCATTTGCGTTCGCTCGCGGCGTGGAGCGTAGTGGCCTTCGACCTCCCCGGGCACGGGCGCTCGGGAGGCGAGGCGCGTTCCACCATTCCTTCTTATGCGGATGTGGTCTTCCGGGGCCTGCAGGCGCTCCTGGCAGAAGGGGACGGGGAAGGGTACTCCGCCATTGAGCGACGGCAGGTGGTGGTGGGCGGTCACTCCATGGGCGGGGCAATCGCCCTGGAGATGGGCCTGTCCCGCCCCGGGTCCCTGGCCGGGTTGATCTTGGTGGGGACCGGTGCCCGTCTGCGGGTGTTGCCTTCCGCTCTGGAGATGATGGCCCGCGGTGAGCGCGACGAAACCCTCCTGCGCATGGCATACGCCCCCGGTGCCGCACCCGAGTTGCTGGAGCGGGGGCGGGCCGAGTACATGGCGGTGCCGGTGGAGGTGCTTCACCGGGATTACAGCGCTTGCGACCGTTTCGACCGCATGCAGGAGGTGGTCGGCCTGCGGCTTCCCGCCCTGGTGGTGGTGGGTGCCGAGGACGCCCTGACCCCACCCAAGTACGCCCGGTACCTGGCGGAGAAACTGGGAGGAAGCCTTCGCATCATCCCCGGAGCCGGGCACATGGTGATGCTGGAAAGGCCGGAGCCGGTCAATCGGGCCATGGTCGAGTTCCTGATATCCCTGAAGACCTGA